One genomic segment of Coffea arabica cultivar ET-39 chromosome 6e, Coffea Arabica ET-39 HiFi, whole genome shotgun sequence includes these proteins:
- the LOC113697321 gene encoding F-box/LRR-repeat protein At4g29420 — MDDLPPPLILDVLSRLGDSADLARCRVASKTFNSLSRDIRSINLHCSFDRYAKSRCPLTRSSITPFKTILKNLVSELRIVESVTIGIDKPLRTVSYDDVEDEDDDLYLTEVNFVGEWLPKVSDGLTSFSISDFWVQSCWRRSEVLSLISSYCHKLAELQIRNAWLSVDGLKPMPKLSKLTLEYIRLDDEDLNKVNESFPGLQVLNLIGVGGLKDPKIHLLQLKACRWTVSNAVYSVTIVAPNLVKLKLKCVRPRALVIETPSLADLHLSVEEASSFKVEEFVNLTNLHLESLDLRRLLCSLPFGKTVKNLKLGLTKSSELMGVSKFGFESLFSVFPNVSSLTFTPWAWSVFEMYICPEGDEIRSRMKGLKEITAYLEIHDFETTLSCIFSILDNCSNLFEMKLFIHRDVVFHVTSTLISRCMTRHPRVIWRWGMWKEGTEDAWILDGVL, encoded by the exons ATGGACGATCTCCCTCCGCCATTGATCCTCGACGTCCTGAGTCGACTAGGCGACTCAGCTGACCTCGCTCGCTGCCGAGTGGCATCCAAGACCTTCAACTCCCTCTCTCGAGATATCCGATCCATCAACCTCCACTGCTCCTTCGACCGCTACGCCAAGTCTCGCTGTCCCCTCACTCGATCCTCCATCACGCCCTTCAAAACCATCCTTAAAAACTTGGTTTCCGAGTTGAGAATCGTCGAGTCCGTCACAATCGGCATCGATAAGCCGCTCCGTACCGTGTCTTACGACGATgtagaagatgaagatgatgatttgTATCTGACAGAGGTAAATTTTGTTGGCGAGTGGTTGCCCAAGGTTTCCGATGGATTGACGTCTTTTTCAATTTCCGATTTTTGGGTGCAATCTTGTTGGCGACGATCCGAGGTGCTATCCCTCATTTCTTCTTACT GTCATAAgctggccgagctacagatcaGGAATGCTTGGTTGTCAGTGGACGGTTTGAAACCAATGCCTAAACTCTCTAAGTTAACACTTGAGTACATTAGACTGGATGATGAGGACCTCAACAAGGTAAATGAGAGCTTCCCAGGTCTGCAAGTTCTCAACTTGATTGGGGTTGGAGGTCTTAAAGATCCCAAAATCCATCTTTTGCAGCTTAAAGCCTGTCGGTGGACTGTGTCTAATGCTGTATATTCTGTTACTATAGTTGCTCCAAATCTTGTTAAACTAAAACTCAAATGTGTGAGGCCAAGAGCACTTGTTATTGAGACTCCATCATTGGCTGATTTGCATCTTTCTGTTGAAGAGGCTAGCAGCTTCAAAGTTGAAGAGTTTGTCAATTTGACAAACCTTCATCTTGAATCCTTGGACCTTCGCCGGCTGCTTTGTTCGTTACCATTTGGTAAAACAGTTAAGAACCTGAAACTAGGCTTAACAAAATCTTCTGAACTAATGGGAGTATCTAAGTTTGGTTTTGAGTCCTTGTTTAGTGTTTTCCCGAATGTCAGCTCTCTTACTTTCACCCCTTGGGCTTGGTCAGTTTTCGAGATGTATATTTGCCCTGAAGGTGATGAAATTAGGTCTCGGATGAAGGGGTTGAAAGAGATTACTGCATATTTAGAGATTCATGATTTTGAGACTACGCTGTCATGCATTTTCTCCATTTTGGACAACTGCTCTAACCTGTTCGAAATGAAGTTATTTATCCACCGTGATGTCGTCTTTCATGTTACAAGTACTCTTATTTCAAGATGTATGACCCGTCATCCAAGAGTTATATGGAGATGGGGGATGTGGAAAGAAGGTACAGAAGATGCTTGGATTCTTGATGGCGTCTTATAA
- the LOC113697150 gene encoding deoxyhypusine synthase, producing the protein MGDAMNGGNPLESARLAAFKKSETLEGTCPVIQGYDFNQGVNYPELLKSMVSTGFQASNLGDAIDVVNQMLDWRLSDECPTEDCSEEERDPAFRESVRCKVFLGFTSNLVSSGVRDTIRYLVQHHMVDVVVTTAGGVEEDLIKCLAPTYKGDFSLPGAALRSKGLNRIGNLLVPNNNYCKFEDWIIPIFDKMLEEQTSKNMLWTPSKVISRLGKEINDESSYLYWAYKNNIPVFCPGLTDGSLGDMLYFHSFRNPGLVIDIVQDIRNMNGEAVHVGLRKTGMIILGGGLPKHHICNANMMRNGADFAVFINTAQEYDGSDSGARPDEAVSWGKIRGSAKAVKVHCDATIAFPLLVAETFATKVK; encoded by the exons ATGGGCGACGCCATGAATGGCGGAAACCCCTTGGAGTCCGCCCGCTTAGCAGCTTTTAAGAAGTCAGAAACCCTAGAAGGAACTTGCCCCGTAATTCAGGGCTATGATTTCAACCAAGGCGTCAACTATCCGGAGCTTCTCAAATCAATGGTCTCCACTGGTTTTCAAGCCTCCAATCTCGGTGACGCCATTGACGTAGTTAACCAAATG CTGGATTGGAGGCTTTCAGACGAGTGTCCAACGGAGGATTGCAGTGAAGAGGAGAGAGATCCAGCATTTAGAGAGTCAGTTAGGTGTAAAGTTTTCCTTGGATTCACTTCAAATCTTGTATCTTCTGGGGTTCGAGACACCATTCGGTATCTTGTTCAGCATCACATG GTTGATGTAGTTGTTACAACAGCTGGTGGTGTGGAAGAGGATCTTATCAAGTGCCTTGCACCCACATATAAAGGTGACTTCTCTTTGCCTGGAGCTGCTTTACGCTCGAAAGGGTTGAATCGTATTGGTAACTTGTTGGTTCCTAATAACAATTACTGCAAATTTGAGGACTGgattattccaatttttgacaagATGTTGGAAGAGCAGACTTCAAAG AATATGCTGTGGACGCCATCTAAAGTGATCTCCCGCCTTGGAAAAGAAATTAATGATGAGAGTTCATATTTGTACTGGGCCTACAAG AACAACATTCCTGTCTTTTGTCCTGGCTTAACAGATGGCTCACTGGGTGACATGCTATATTTCCATTCTTTCCGCAATCCTGGCCTGGTTATTGACATTGTGCAGG ATATTAGGAACATGAACGGCGAGGCTGTCCATGTCGGTCTCAGGAAGACAGGAATGATAATTCTTGGAGGGGGACTACCCAAGCATCATATATGTAATGCAAATATGATGCGTAATGGTGCAGACTTTGCTGTTTTTATTAACACAGCACAAGAATACGATGGAAGTGATTCTGGTGCCCGTCCAGATGAAGCTGTATCATGGGGAAAGATACGAGGTTCTGCGAAGGCTGTGAAG GTTCACTGTGATGCAACGATTGCCTTTCCTCTCCTTGTAGCAGAAACCTTTGCTACAAAAGTCAAATAA